One stretch of Suricata suricatta isolate VVHF042 chromosome 13, meerkat_22Aug2017_6uvM2_HiC, whole genome shotgun sequence DNA includes these proteins:
- the PRXL2C gene encoding peroxiredoxin-like 2C isoform X1, with protein sequence MADLALAPVTRQVSGRAAPAAVPSGPERGQPLASRVAELPVLDATGRQVPFGALFRERRAIVVFVRHFLCYICKEYVEDLAKIPKSFLQEANVTLIVIGQSSYHHIEPFCKLTGYSHEIYVDPEREIYKNLGMKRGEEIALSGKSPHVKSNILSGSIRSLWRAVTGPLFDFQGDPAQQGGTLVLGPGNNIHFIHRDRNRLDHKPINSVLQLVGVKHVDFTNRPSVIHV encoded by the exons ATGGCCGACCTCGCCCTCGCCCCGGTCACCCGGCAGGTCAGCGGCCGCGCCGCCCCAGCCGCAGTCCCGAGCGGTCCCGAGCGCGGGCAGCCCCTGGCCTCAAGAGTGGCCGAGCTGCCTGTGCTGGACGCCACCGGGAGGCAGGTGCCGTTCGGCGCGCTGTTTCGGGAGCGCCGGGCTATTGTGGTCTTCGTGAGG CATTTCCTGTGTTACATCTGCAAAGAATACGTAGAAGATCTGGCCAAAATCCCCAAGAGCTTCTTACAA GAAGCAAATGTCACCCTTATAGTGATTGGACAGTCATCTTACCATCATATTGAG CCTTTCTGCAAACTGACTGGGTATTCTCATGAAATCTATGTTGATCCtgagagagaaatttataaaaatttgggAATGAAAAGAGGCGAAGAAATTGCCCTTTCAG GAAAGAGCCCCCATGTAAAATCAAATATACTCTCGGGAAGCATTCGGAGCCTGTGGAGGGCAGTGACTGGCCCTCTTTTTGATTTTCAAGGAGACCCTGCTCAGCAAGGCGGAACCCTCGTCTTAGGTCCAG GTAACAACATCCATTTTATACACCGTGATAGAAATAGGTTGGATCACAAACCCATCAACTCTGTTTTACAGCTTGTAGGAGTTAAGCATGTGGACTTTACAAACAGACCTTCAGTTATCCATGTGTGA
- the PRXL2C gene encoding peroxiredoxin-like 2C isoform X2: protein MADLALAPVTRQVSGRAAPAAVPSGPERGQPLASRVAELPVLDATGRQVPFGALFRERRAIVVFVRHFLCYICKEYVEDLAKIPKSFLQPFCKLTGYSHEIYVDPEREIYKNLGMKRGEEIALSGKSPHVKSNILSGSIRSLWRAVTGPLFDFQGDPAQQGGTLVLGPGNNIHFIHRDRNRLDHKPINSVLQLVGVKHVDFTNRPSVIHV, encoded by the exons ATGGCCGACCTCGCCCTCGCCCCGGTCACCCGGCAGGTCAGCGGCCGCGCCGCCCCAGCCGCAGTCCCGAGCGGTCCCGAGCGCGGGCAGCCCCTGGCCTCAAGAGTGGCCGAGCTGCCTGTGCTGGACGCCACCGGGAGGCAGGTGCCGTTCGGCGCGCTGTTTCGGGAGCGCCGGGCTATTGTGGTCTTCGTGAGG CATTTCCTGTGTTACATCTGCAAAGAATACGTAGAAGATCTGGCCAAAATCCCCAAGAGCTTCTTACAA CCTTTCTGCAAACTGACTGGGTATTCTCATGAAATCTATGTTGATCCtgagagagaaatttataaaaatttgggAATGAAAAGAGGCGAAGAAATTGCCCTTTCAG GAAAGAGCCCCCATGTAAAATCAAATATACTCTCGGGAAGCATTCGGAGCCTGTGGAGGGCAGTGACTGGCCCTCTTTTTGATTTTCAAGGAGACCCTGCTCAGCAAGGCGGAACCCTCGTCTTAGGTCCAG GTAACAACATCCATTTTATACACCGTGATAGAAATAGGTTGGATCACAAACCCATCAACTCTGTTTTACAGCTTGTAGGAGTTAAGCATGTGGACTTTACAAACAGACCTTCAGTTATCCATGTGTGA